The sequence ACGTGCACGTCACCGACCGGGTCGAGTTCTCGATAGCCGCCGACCATCTCGATGTCGTTGTCGCGCAGACCGATCCGGAATCCGCCCCACAGATACGGCACTGGGAACCACAGTTGTCTTCTGGGCAGCTCGTGCAGCACCTCGACCGGGGGATAGCGGAGCATCTGGCGCAGGTCGCCACCCCGGAACAGGTGTTGGATCAGGTCGTCGATCACGGCGGTGAGCTGGATGTTGAGCGCTGCGATCCGGTCATGGTCCAGCGGCGCCGGCGGTGGTTGGAGCACCTCCAGCAGTTCGGCCGACCGCCGGTGCTCGACGGCGAGGTCATAGGCGGTGCGACCGGCGGCGTCCGGTTGTGAGCGCAGCGCGCCCCGCTCGATCAGCCAGGACGCGACGTCCGGGGACGCGCCGTGCCAGCCGGCCTGATGCAGCACCGTCAGCCAGGACTTGCCTCCCGGCCGCCACGCCTTGATATCGACCACGTGATCGCCGCGGTCGAGCTCACGGATCACCGTGCTCCACTTGCCCCGCTTGGCCATGTCGGCCAGGTATAGGGCGGCTTGCGCTTGCCGATTGCCGAGCAGTGCGCGGTCCATCACACCCGGCCAGAGCGGCGCGTTGTTGCGGATCTCGGCGTAGGTCGTCACGGTGCCATCTTCTCGCGGTTTGGGCCGCGGCGCTTGAGTCCGCCGCTATGGGTCTTCGACGTCATCGAGAAGTTCCTCAGGGTGGTGGAGATGGTTGATCTGGGGCGGGCCGGTGCCGTCGGTCCACGCCAGTCGGCCTTGCTCGGTGACGTGAGTCTGGAGGTCGCCGCGGGTGGCAGCGCCGTGGTC is a genomic window of Mycolicibacter heraklionensis containing:
- a CDS encoding ankryin; the protein is MTTYAEIRNNAPLWPGVMDRALLGNRQAQAALYLADMAKRGKWSTVIRELDRGDHVVDIKAWRPGGKSWLTVLHQAGWHGASPDVASWLIERGALRSQPDAAGRTAYDLAVEHRRSAELLEVLQPPPAPLDHDRIAALNIQLTAVIDDLIQHLFRGGDLRQMLRYPPVEVLHELPRRQLWFPVPYLWGGFRIGLRDNDIEMVGGYRELDPVGDVHVATVGYLITPEGPSQVYEGYE